A DNA window from Bdellovibrio sp. BCCA contains the following coding sequences:
- the guaA gene encoding glutamine-hydrolyzing GMP synthase — protein MRGFIILDFGSQFTQLIARRLRELGFYSEIHSYKYATEEIRKKNPYGIILSGGPNSVYEEGSPRRDVAELRNISPLLGVCYGMQLLTHQLGGKVSRADHREYGLNYVTWTSVVKGVPEKQKVWMSHGDVVEKVPEGFQIIANSDGNHPAAMKGPNVLALQFHPEVAHTDHGNDLLKYFAQDMCGAAANWDAPHIKDLLIKEAQEKVGPTDHVLVGLSGGVDSTVVATLLTKALGADRVHCVFVDNGLLRKNEYETVLENYRKIGLNVRGVDASEEFLSALAGKTDPEEKRKTIGRVFIEVFDKSYDHKLPIKWLAQGTLYPDVIESVSSVGGSVTIKSHHNVGGLPEKMKLGLVEPVRELFKDEVRALGAQLGLPKEMLWRHPFPGPGLAIRVLGEVTKEKLHILKECDDVFISELRRRGLYEHIWQAFCVLLPVKTVGVQGDSRTYDHVLALRAVTSSDGMTADWYPFEFQFLREVSNLITNKVKGVNRVVYDVTSKPPGTIEWE, from the coding sequence ATGCGCGGTTTTATTATTCTCGATTTCGGTTCTCAATTTACACAACTGATTGCCCGCCGTTTGCGTGAACTGGGTTTTTATTCAGAGATTCATTCTTACAAATATGCGACGGAAGAAATTCGTAAAAAAAATCCTTATGGGATTATTTTAAGTGGCGGACCTAATTCCGTTTATGAAGAGGGTTCCCCTCGCAGGGACGTCGCTGAACTTCGTAACATAAGTCCTCTTTTGGGTGTTTGTTATGGAATGCAACTTTTGACTCACCAGTTAGGTGGCAAGGTTTCTCGTGCAGATCATCGTGAGTACGGCCTCAATTATGTAACATGGACTTCCGTCGTAAAGGGTGTTCCTGAAAAGCAAAAAGTTTGGATGAGTCACGGTGACGTGGTTGAAAAAGTTCCTGAAGGTTTTCAAATCATTGCAAACTCTGATGGAAATCATCCGGCAGCGATGAAGGGTCCCAATGTTTTGGCTCTTCAATTTCATCCTGAGGTTGCTCACACAGATCACGGAAATGATTTATTAAAATACTTTGCTCAAGACATGTGTGGAGCCGCTGCAAATTGGGATGCGCCTCATATCAAAGATTTATTGATCAAAGAAGCGCAAGAAAAAGTTGGACCTACAGATCACGTTCTTGTCGGCTTAAGCGGTGGTGTTGATTCCACGGTGGTTGCGACACTTTTGACCAAGGCTTTGGGTGCGGATCGTGTTCATTGCGTTTTTGTTGATAATGGTCTTCTTCGTAAGAACGAATACGAAACTGTTTTAGAAAATTATCGCAAGATTGGTTTGAATGTTCGTGGAGTGGATGCTTCCGAAGAATTTTTATCAGCTCTCGCGGGAAAAACAGATCCTGAAGAAAAAAGAAAAACCATCGGCCGTGTGTTTATTGAAGTTTTTGATAAGAGTTACGATCACAAACTTCCGATCAAGTGGTTAGCTCAAGGGACACTTTATCCAGACGTGATTGAAAGTGTCTCTTCCGTTGGTGGCAGCGTGACGATTAAATCGCATCACAATGTCGGCGGCCTTCCAGAAAAAATGAAGCTGGGGCTTGTAGAGCCTGTGCGTGAACTTTTTAAGGACGAAGTGCGTGCTTTAGGAGCGCAGTTAGGTCTTCCTAAAGAAATGCTCTGGCGTCATCCTTTTCCGGGACCAGGACTTGCGATTCGTGTTCTTGGTGAAGTGACGAAAGAAAAACTGCACATTCTTAAAGAGTGCGATGATGTATTTATTTCTGAACTTCGTCGACGTGGTCTTTATGAACACATCTGGCAAGCATTCTGTGTTTTGCTTCCGGTAAAAACAGTGGGCGTGCAAGGGGACTCAAGAACATACGACCATGTCCTGGCTTTGCGGGCTGTGACTTCCAGTGATGGCATGACGGCGGATTGGTATCCATTTGAATTTCAATTCTTACGAGAAGTTTCAAATTTGATAACTAACAAAGTTAAAGGCGTGAATCGCGTCGTTTACGATGTGACCAGCAAACCCCCTGGAACCATCGAGTGGGAATAA
- the dnaE gene encoding DNA polymerase III subunit alpha: protein MSFVHLHVHSEYSLLEAACRVKAIAKKAAAMQMPAVALTDNGNMFGAVEFYFACKDNNVKPLLGLDAYIAPGSRLEKKQDRDQVAQGPRRLVFLAQNIKGYQNLCKLSTIGYQEGFYWKPRIDYEVIKEYNSDLICLTGGLRGEVADAFLREGPDAALAKIKQLKEIFDDRLYLEMCRTGVPEWDQINPFLLEASKITGVPVVASNDVHYMTQDDQIAQEVLICIGTNKTLSDESRFRLGTDEFYFKKPEQMIETFSDIPEAISNTLQIAERCDVKFKIKDDAGKPIYHLPTFPTGSEETLKDFIARKSKEGLLVRFEEAEARGEAVPDDKKPDYYSRLDYELGIIDRMGFNGYFLIVQDFIGWAKDNDIPVGPGRGSGAGSLVAYCLRITDLDPLPNFLLFERFLNPERISMPDFDIDFCQDRRQEVIRYVTEKYGQESVSQIITYGKLQTRAALKDVGRVLGMLFSETDQVTKLIPDKLGVTLKESLEMEPRLTELMEMNPTVATLIDLAQRVEGMVRNAGIHAAGVIIGDGQLVKHAPLYKGADGEQVVQYDMKHAEKIGLIKFDFLGLKTLTHINLALKLIKKNRNKVITTKQIPMNDTATFEMMSRGDTAGVFQFEGEGITDATRKIRPSSFADITAITSLYRPGPMANIPDFTDRKHGKAPVEYLLEDTREVLSETYGIMVYQEQVMGIASKIAGYSLGEADMLRRAMGKKIKEEMDKHRERFMKGAVERGHNKEKSSDLFDLMYKFADYGFNKSHAAAYSVVTLQTAWLKCHYPAEFFAALLSTELSDTEKIVKYSKDAAKRGLTVKSPHVNFSDYLFDVHDDEIYFGLGAIKGVGQNAVEAIIEARESLPEKKFSSLDEFFNSIDLRRVNKKVIECLIKAGALDGFGGHRAQLMAGYQKYLDRAQGLQKDKELGQASLFDLGPSTETKVSLEETKPWSRTASLSYEKEVLGFYLSDHPLKGFDTLSELWTSCKVADLPAQMPAPGSPEAEAMKAAKKDWKNRDAGKKRVVVAGLITELRELITKKGTRMAFGKVEDLTGSCELVIFPDSFARFEMQLRDERPVLIGGSLEVEEGNAKIMVDTVSPMEDILKKTKRMVLRLDKIDPNDYPRLQSLMKDYPGTTTVSLEIEVPEVNRKVLMEMTDAPGISVNNDFFEGVHSLFGRTDFIELRS, encoded by the coding sequence ATGTCTTTTGTTCATCTTCACGTTCACTCTGAATATTCCCTTTTGGAAGCCGCTTGCCGGGTCAAAGCTATTGCTAAAAAAGCAGCAGCAATGCAAATGCCTGCGGTGGCTCTCACTGATAACGGCAACATGTTCGGCGCTGTTGAGTTTTACTTTGCTTGTAAAGACAACAACGTCAAACCACTTTTGGGTTTGGACGCCTACATCGCACCGGGTTCGCGTTTAGAGAAAAAACAAGACCGCGATCAAGTAGCGCAAGGTCCTCGTCGTTTGGTGTTCTTAGCTCAAAATATCAAGGGCTATCAAAATCTCTGCAAACTTTCGACGATTGGTTACCAAGAAGGTTTTTACTGGAAGCCGCGTATCGATTACGAAGTGATCAAAGAATACAATTCGGATTTGATCTGCTTAACAGGCGGACTTCGCGGTGAAGTCGCTGATGCTTTCTTGCGCGAGGGACCGGATGCGGCTCTGGCGAAAATCAAACAGCTTAAAGAAATTTTTGATGATCGTCTTTATCTTGAAATGTGTCGCACTGGAGTTCCTGAGTGGGATCAGATCAATCCTTTCTTGCTGGAAGCTTCTAAGATCACAGGTGTCCCTGTGGTTGCGAGCAATGACGTTCACTACATGACTCAAGACGATCAGATCGCTCAAGAAGTTTTGATCTGTATCGGAACGAATAAAACTTTGAGTGATGAGTCGCGCTTCCGTTTGGGGACGGATGAATTTTATTTCAAAAAACCGGAGCAGATGATCGAGACCTTCTCGGACATCCCTGAGGCGATCAGCAACACATTGCAAATCGCTGAGCGCTGTGATGTGAAATTTAAAATCAAAGATGATGCGGGAAAACCGATCTATCACTTGCCGACGTTCCCGACAGGATCTGAAGAGACGTTGAAAGATTTTATCGCGCGTAAATCCAAAGAAGGATTGCTTGTTCGTTTTGAAGAAGCGGAAGCTCGCGGTGAAGCCGTTCCTGATGATAAAAAGCCCGACTACTACAGCCGCCTTGATTATGAGCTGGGTATTATCGATCGCATGGGCTTTAACGGTTACTTCTTGATCGTCCAAGACTTCATCGGTTGGGCCAAGGACAACGACATTCCTGTGGGACCGGGCCGTGGTTCCGGTGCGGGTTCCTTGGTCGCTTATTGTTTAAGAATTACGGATCTAGATCCACTTCCAAATTTTCTTCTGTTCGAGCGTTTCTTAAATCCAGAGCGTATCTCGATGCCGGATTTCGATATCGACTTCTGTCAGGATCGTCGTCAAGAAGTGATTCGTTATGTGACGGAAAAATACGGGCAAGAATCCGTATCGCAAATTATCACTTACGGTAAATTGCAAACACGCGCGGCTCTCAAAGACGTGGGTCGTGTTTTGGGAATGTTGTTCTCAGAAACGGACCAAGTAACAAAATTGATTCCAGATAAACTCGGTGTGACTCTCAAAGAATCTCTTGAGATGGAGCCGCGATTGACGGAACTGATGGAAATGAATCCCACAGTGGCAACACTCATCGACCTTGCGCAGCGGGTTGAAGGAATGGTGCGAAACGCGGGGATCCATGCGGCCGGGGTTATCATCGGTGATGGGCAGCTTGTTAAGCATGCGCCATTGTATAAGGGTGCTGATGGAGAGCAAGTCGTACAGTACGACATGAAGCACGCCGAAAAAATCGGTTTGATTAAGTTCGACTTCTTGGGTTTGAAAACTCTGACTCACATCAACTTGGCTTTGAAGTTGATCAAGAAGAATCGCAATAAAGTTATTACGACAAAACAAATCCCTATGAACGACACGGCGACATTTGAAATGATGTCGCGTGGAGATACGGCGGGGGTGTTCCAGTTCGAAGGTGAGGGCATCACCGATGCCACTCGTAAAATTCGTCCTTCGTCATTTGCCGATATCACAGCGATCACTTCGTTGTATCGTCCGGGTCCGATGGCGAATATTCCTGATTTTACAGACCGTAAACACGGAAAAGCGCCTGTTGAATATCTTTTGGAAGACACTCGTGAAGTCTTGTCAGAGACCTACGGGATCATGGTCTACCAAGAGCAAGTTATGGGTATCGCCTCTAAGATCGCCGGATACTCTCTCGGTGAAGCGGATATGCTTCGTCGTGCGATGGGTAAAAAGATCAAAGAGGAGATGGATAAGCACCGCGAACGCTTCATGAAGGGGGCGGTGGAGCGCGGTCACAACAAAGAGAAATCATCTGATCTTTTCGATTTGATGTATAAGTTTGCGGACTACGGTTTCAATAAATCCCACGCCGCTGCTTACTCTGTTGTTACGTTGCAAACAGCTTGGTTGAAATGTCATTATCCTGCGGAATTCTTCGCAGCACTTCTTTCTACCGAGTTGTCTGATACTGAAAAAATCGTGAAGTACTCGAAGGATGCTGCAAAACGTGGTTTGACGGTGAAATCACCGCACGTGAATTTCTCGGATTATCTTTTCGACGTGCATGACGATGAAATCTACTTTGGTCTTGGCGCCATCAAAGGTGTCGGACAAAACGCCGTGGAGGCGATCATTGAAGCCCGTGAAAGCTTGCCAGAGAAAAAATTCTCTTCTTTGGATGAGTTCTTCAACTCGATTGATCTTCGTCGTGTGAATAAAAAGGTTATCGAATGCTTGATTAAAGCAGGCGCTCTGGATGGCTTCGGTGGTCACCGTGCGCAGTTGATGGCCGGTTATCAAAAATATCTAGATCGCGCGCAAGGTCTTCAAAAAGACAAAGAGTTGGGACAAGCTTCGTTGTTTGACTTAGGTCCTTCAACGGAAACGAAAGTTTCATTGGAAGAAACAAAACCGTGGTCGCGCACAGCTTCGCTTTCTTACGAAAAAGAAGTTTTGGGTTTTTATCTCAGTGACCATCCTTTGAAAGGTTTTGATACCTTGTCAGAGCTTTGGACTTCTTGCAAAGTGGCAGACCTTCCAGCGCAAATGCCAGCTCCAGGGTCTCCTGAAGCGGAAGCGATGAAAGCGGCTAAGAAAGACTGGAAAAATCGTGATGCGGGTAAAAAGCGCGTCGTGGTGGCTGGCCTTATTACTGAGCTTCGTGAGTTGATTACGAAAAAAGGAACGCGCATGGCATTTGGTAAGGTCGAAGACCTTACTGGAAGCTGCGAGCTTGTGATCTTCCCGGATTCTTTTGCACGCTTTGAAATGCAGCTTCGCGATGAAAGGCCGGTCTTGATCGGCGGAAGTCTTGAGGTCGAAGAAGGTAACGCCAAAATCATGGTCGATACCGTGTCTCCGATGGAAGACATTCTTAAGAAAACAAAACGTATGGTTTTGCGTCTAGATAAAATTGATCCTAACGACTATCCAAGATTACAATCTTTAATGAAGGATTATCCAGGCACAACAACTGTCAGCTTGGAAATTGAAGTTCCAGAAGTGAACCGCAAGGTTTTGATGGAAATGACCGATGCGCCGGGAATCAGTGTGAACAATGATTTCTTTGAAGGTGTGCATTCCCTATTTGGCCGTACTGATTTTATTGAGTTGAGGAGTTAG